The following are encoded in a window of Mycobacterium sp. ELW1 genomic DNA:
- a CDS encoding TetR/AcrR family transcriptional regulator has product MPTPQGRSRVRVIGRPRNDADSAATTSPRTGIVNAATRLFSEKGYAQTTMSDIARAVGLQQSSLYYWFRSKEQLLGETLLVNRAPLKFIAEVGAGSGSPAVKLYRLLRFDTIQLALSPIDFNEIQRIAHDQRADFHQFWTDYERLKDWVSDLIGAAIAEGKFIDCDREETAGLLLNFDEGAQKRTRLHTDEGDRVAEAVRVAEQVAIISVRGLLKRPSEISRISAVAAQFDDAAVATAGFTPVPRTPNSDQ; this is encoded by the coding sequence GTGCCGACACCGCAGGGCCGGTCACGGGTTCGAGTGATCGGACGGCCCCGCAACGATGCCGATTCGGCGGCGACGACCTCGCCACGTACCGGGATCGTCAACGCCGCGACCCGGTTGTTCTCCGAAAAAGGTTATGCGCAAACCACAATGAGCGACATCGCGCGGGCCGTCGGCCTGCAGCAGTCGTCGCTGTACTACTGGTTCCGCAGCAAGGAGCAGCTGCTGGGGGAGACGCTGCTGGTGAACCGGGCGCCGCTGAAGTTCATCGCCGAGGTCGGTGCCGGTTCGGGATCACCGGCCGTCAAGCTCTACCGGCTGTTGCGGTTCGACACCATCCAGTTGGCCCTCTCGCCGATCGACTTCAACGAGATCCAGCGGATCGCCCACGACCAGCGGGCTGACTTCCACCAGTTCTGGACCGACTACGAGCGGCTCAAGGACTGGGTGTCCGACCTGATCGGTGCGGCGATCGCGGAGGGCAAGTTCATCGACTGCGATCGGGAGGAAACGGCAGGGTTGCTGCTGAACTTCGACGAGGGCGCACAGAAGCGCACCCGCCTGCACACCGATGAGGGCGACCGGGTGGCCGAGGCGGTCCGGGTCGCCGAGCAGGTTGCCATCATCTCGGTCCGCGGACTCCTCAAGCGGCCCAGCGAGATCAGCCGGATCAGTGCTGTGGCCGCTCAATTCGACGACGCCGCCGTCGCGACCGCCGGCTTCACTCCCGTGCCGAGGACACCCAATTCGGATCAATAG
- a CDS encoding aldo/keto reductase: MGTLPKTQLGDGLTVSAIGFGGMALTPVYGAVDDTESLATLNHCLDVGMTFIDTANVYGGGANERLIGQVLAGRRDEVTLATKFGIDGDPTTGKLKARGDAEYVRRCVDESLGRLGTDVIDLYYMHRRDVSLPIEETVGAMAELVTAGKVRHLGLSEVTADELRAAAAVHPIAAVQSEWSIWSRDVERNVVPAAAELGVGFVPYSPLGRGFLTGTIRSAADLSSAGDFRSRIPRFAEDVLDANLAVVQVVSSIANEVGATPAQVALAWLRQRAEVLGVASVPIPGTRRAARVDENAASLSVQLNADQVVALEAAGASVSGHRSIDPNWVSSARE, translated from the coding sequence ATGGGCACCTTGCCGAAAACGCAGCTGGGCGACGGTTTGACGGTCAGCGCCATCGGGTTCGGCGGGATGGCGCTGACGCCGGTCTACGGCGCGGTCGACGACACCGAGTCACTGGCGACGCTGAACCACTGCCTGGACGTCGGGATGACCTTCATCGACACCGCCAACGTCTACGGCGGCGGTGCCAACGAGCGACTCATCGGCCAGGTGCTGGCCGGCCGCCGCGACGAGGTCACGCTGGCGACGAAATTCGGGATCGACGGCGACCCGACGACGGGCAAGCTCAAGGCCCGCGGTGATGCGGAGTACGTACGCCGCTGCGTCGACGAGAGCCTGGGCCGGCTCGGCACCGACGTGATCGACCTCTACTACATGCACCGCCGCGACGTGTCGCTGCCGATCGAGGAGACGGTGGGCGCCATGGCCGAACTGGTCACCGCGGGCAAAGTGCGCCACCTCGGCCTGTCCGAGGTGACCGCAGACGAGTTGCGCGCGGCCGCCGCCGTACACCCGATCGCCGCCGTGCAGAGCGAATGGTCGATCTGGAGCCGCGACGTCGAACGCAACGTGGTGCCGGCGGCCGCTGAACTCGGCGTCGGCTTCGTGCCGTATTCGCCGCTGGGGCGCGGCTTCCTCACCGGGACCATCCGGTCGGCGGCCGACCTCTCCTCAGCGGGAGATTTCCGCAGCCGCATCCCACGCTTCGCCGAAGACGTACTGGACGCCAATCTTGCTGTGGTGCAGGTGGTTTCCTCGATCGCCAACGAGGTGGGCGCGACGCCGGCGCAGGTGGCGCTGGCATGGCTGCGGCAGCGTGCCGAGGTCCTCGGCGTGGCATCGGTGCCGATCCCGGGCACTCGGCGCGCGGCGCGCGTCGACGAGAACGCCGCGTCGTTGTCGGTGCAGCTCAACGCCGATCAGGTGGTGGCTCTGGAGGCCGCCGGCGCGAGCGTGTCCGGCCACCGCTCTATTGATCCGAATTGGGTGTCCTCGGCACGGGAGTGA
- a CDS encoding CBS domain-containing protein, protein MRIADILRSKGTTVATVTETTTVTGLLAELVIHNIGAMVVVGPDGGVVGIVSERDVVRTLHDHGPDLLRSAVADIMSKVLVTCSPDDQIDDLSALMTNNRVRHVPVMQGGRLVGIVSIGDVVKNRMEQLQAEQEHLQAYITQGG, encoded by the coding sequence ATGCGTATCGCCGACATCCTTCGCAGTAAGGGCACGACGGTGGCCACGGTCACCGAGACCACGACGGTCACCGGCCTGCTGGCTGAGCTGGTCATCCACAACATCGGTGCGATGGTCGTCGTCGGGCCCGACGGCGGCGTGGTGGGCATCGTCTCGGAGCGCGACGTCGTGCGCACGCTGCACGATCACGGCCCCGACCTGCTCCGCAGCGCGGTCGCCGACATCATGAGCAAGGTCCTGGTGACGTGCTCACCCGACGACCAGATCGACGACCTGAGCGCGCTGATGACCAACAACCGGGTTCGGCATGTGCCGGTGATGCAGGGCGGGCGACTGGTGGGCATCGTCAGCATCGGGGACGTGGTGAAGAACCGGATGGAGCAGCTGCAGGCCGAGCAGGAGCA